A genome region from Candidatus Cloacimonadota bacterium includes the following:
- the lptB gene encoding LPS export ABC transporter ATP-binding protein — translation MEAHKIQAQNLVKIYGRRKVVDGLSMEMSQGEVVGILGPNGAGKTTTFYMILGLAKPNRGKVLLNGRDITHQPMYRRAWLGLGYLAQAPSIFAKLSVRDNIMAILQTLKISRQERKERLESALEELNLTSLANQKAYTLSGGERRKLEITRSLVTKPTFIFMDEPFAGVDPIAVADIQDIINKLREKNIGVMLTDHNVIETLKIVNRAYIIFEGKIIVSGSSLELINDEKAKKLYLGERFLSNPFEPQS, via the coding sequence ATGGAAGCTCACAAAATTCAGGCCCAAAACCTGGTAAAGATATACGGCAGACGCAAGGTGGTCGATGGTCTCAGCATGGAAATGAGCCAGGGCGAGGTTGTGGGAATCCTGGGTCCCAACGGCGCTGGCAAAACCACCACCTTTTACATGATCCTCGGCCTGGCCAAGCCGAACCGGGGCAAAGTGCTGCTGAACGGGCGGGATATCACCCACCAGCCAATGTACCGCCGGGCCTGGCTGGGTCTGGGTTATCTGGCCCAGGCGCCTTCCATATTCGCCAAACTCTCCGTGCGCGACAACATCATGGCCATCCTTCAGACCCTAAAGATCAGCCGCCAGGAGCGCAAAGAACGTCTGGAAAGCGCGCTGGAGGAACTTAACCTCACCTCCCTGGCCAATCAGAAGGCTTACACGCTCTCCGGAGGCGAGCGCCGAAAACTGGAAATAACCCGCTCCCTGGTGACCAAACCCACCTTCATCTTCATGGACGAGCCTTTCGCCGGGGTCGATCCTATCGCCGTGGCGGATATCCAGGACATCATCAACAAACTGCGGGAAAAGAATATCGGTGTGATGCTCACCGACCACAACGTAATTGAGACTTTGAAAATAGTCAACCGGGCTTATATTATCTTCGAAGGAAAGATCATAGTATCAGGTTCTTCACTGGAGCTGATAAATGATGAAAAAGCCAAGAAACTATATCTGGGAGAACGCTTCCTGTCCAATCCGTTTGAGCCGCAATCATGA
- the raiA gene encoding ribosome-associated translation inhibitor RaiA, which yields MQITITARRFELTKAIRDYVESSCLKINRYFDNIINVHVTLSLENSRNICEISLQASKFGLQSQAEEMDMYLSIDNALDKMEAQIKKLKDRVTDHQKRALKDQFSEFSRETDFLVNPGNRDRKTVKTKRAVAEMLTVEEAMAKIETQKDEFLIFKNVETDRLNVLVKRDEQNYKLFEP from the coding sequence ATGCAGATCACGATCACAGCCCGTCGATTCGAACTCACGAAAGCGATCAGGGACTACGTGGAATCTTCATGCCTGAAGATCAACAGGTATTTCGACAACATCATAAATGTCCACGTTACCCTGTCTCTGGAGAACAGCCGCAACATCTGCGAGATCTCTCTCCAGGCCTCAAAATTCGGCCTGCAGAGCCAGGCTGAGGAAATGGACATGTACCTTTCCATAGATAACGCCCTGGACAAGATGGAAGCTCAGATCAAGAAGCTTAAAGACCGTGTGACCGACCACCAGAAAAGAGCTCTCAAAGACCAGTTTTCGGAATTTTCCCGCGAAACTGATTTCCTGGTCAATCCTGGAAACCGAGACCGCAAAACAGTAAAAACCAAACGTGCCGTAGCCGAGATGCTTACCGTCGAGGAAGCCATGGCAAAGATCGAAACCCAGAAAGATGAGTTTCTCATCTTCAAAAATGTGGAAACCGACCGGCTGAACGTCCTGGTGAAAAGGGACGAGCAGAATTATAAACTCTTTGAACCGTAA
- the hprK gene encoding HPr(Ser) kinase/phosphatase: MKSITIRDFFDSKKKDLALSLITEPQTLNKNLSSPHINRPGLALAGYLDVFSTECIQIFGEVEVRYLQSLNEDMMLERARSIFKLDIPCIIITKGLTFPPALEYLANDLQIPILSSRLSTNQLIQQLTRYLQYTFAMEKTVHATLIEVFGLGILLSGKSGIGKSECALDLIHRGHSLVGDDVITIRYLDEQLVGKSARDFGHFMEIRGVGFINVERMFGIERVRKQKNIDFQIELMPWAENMDYERVGLTTNYADHLGVKIPIIYLPVSPGKNVSVIVEVAA; this comes from the coding sequence ATGAAATCCATCACTATCCGCGATTTTTTTGACAGCAAAAAGAAAGACCTTGCTCTTTCCCTGATCACCGAGCCCCAAACCCTGAACAAGAATCTCAGCTCGCCCCATATCAACCGTCCGGGTCTGGCCCTGGCTGGTTATCTGGATGTTTTTTCCACCGAATGCATCCAGATATTCGGTGAGGTTGAGGTGCGCTATCTGCAAAGCCTGAATGAAGATATGATGCTGGAAAGAGCCCGCTCCATCTTCAAGCTGGATATCCCCTGCATCATCATCACCAAAGGACTCACTTTCCCGCCGGCGCTGGAATACCTTGCCAACGACCTGCAGATTCCCATCCTTTCCAGCCGGCTTTCCACCAACCAGCTAATTCAGCAACTTACCCGCTATCTCCAATACACCTTTGCCATGGAAAAGACAGTCCACGCCACGCTCATAGAAGTTTTTGGCCTTGGAATTCTGCTTTCCGGCAAAAGCGGGATCGGCAAAAGCGAATGCGCCCTTGATCTCATCCACCGCGGGCACAGCCTCGTTGGTGACGACGTGATCACCATCCGCTATCTGGATGAACAGTTGGTTGGCAAATCCGCCCGCGATTTCGGACATTTCATGGAGATTCGCGGCGTTGGCTTTATCAATGTGGAACGCATGTTCGGCATCGAAAGGGTGCGCAAGCAAAAGAACATCGACTTCCAGATCGAGCTGATGCCCTGGGCGGAAAACATGGATTACGAACGGGTTGGCCTCACCACAAACTACGCCGACCATCTCGGGGTAAAGATCCCCATCATCTATCTGCCCGTGTCGCCAGGCAAAAACGTCTCGGTGATTGTGGAAGTGGCGGCCAT
- the lpdA gene encoding dihydrolipoyl dehydrogenase, which produces MPEYKVLIIGGGPGGYETAIRLNQYGIDCAVLEMERLGGVCLNWGCIPTKALVKSSELFTELKNSIDYGLPPMEPSLDYGKVFARKNVVVEQLVGGVEHLFRKRAIPVLREKAVSVSVLDKGYEVLTEAGTSIRAEYLVLATGSVPKELPGLKIDEVNVLSSTGILALDTLPKSLAIVGGGVIGCEFASVMNSFGVETTIIEFLPRIMATEDEEMVKRLTLALKKAGIKIITGVGVESVSRTSGGNELTLSDGAKLTFDKVLLSVGRVPRCGLDWLNGAPDMEKGAVVIDSLMRSSLPGVYAIGDLTAKLPLAHTASKQGMIVAAHIRALSEGLEYTDPELNYTNIPRCTFTHPELASVGYTEAEAKEKFGGIKVGKFPYSANGKALAMSGTYGLVKTIAREDDDTLVGMHILGLNAAELIAQGALLLSFGAKADVTEKVTFAHPTLSETIKESLEDLHNLAINKV; this is translated from the coding sequence TTGCCCGAATACAAAGTTTTGATCATTGGAGGCGGGCCGGGAGGCTATGAAACCGCAATCCGCCTCAACCAATACGGCATCGACTGTGCCGTGCTTGAAATGGAACGCCTCGGCGGCGTTTGCCTGAACTGGGGCTGCATTCCCACCAAAGCTTTGGTGAAAAGCTCCGAGCTCTTCACAGAGCTGAAGAACTCGATTGATTATGGCCTGCCGCCAATGGAACCCAGCCTGGATTACGGGAAAGTCTTTGCCCGCAAGAATGTCGTGGTGGAACAATTGGTGGGAGGAGTGGAGCACCTTTTTCGTAAACGCGCCATCCCCGTGCTGAGAGAAAAAGCGGTCAGCGTTTCCGTCCTTGACAAGGGTTACGAAGTGCTCACCGAGGCAGGAACATCCATCCGGGCTGAATATCTCGTGCTTGCCACGGGTTCTGTACCCAAGGAACTTCCCGGCCTGAAAATCGACGAAGTGAACGTGCTTTCTTCCACCGGTATCCTGGCTTTGGACACCCTGCCCAAAAGCCTGGCCATCGTTGGCGGCGGAGTCATCGGCTGTGAATTCGCCTCTGTTATGAATAGCTTTGGGGTCGAAACCACCATAATAGAATTTTTGCCCCGCATCATGGCAACGGAAGATGAGGAAATGGTCAAGCGCCTCACCCTCGCCCTGAAAAAAGCCGGAATCAAGATCATTACCGGAGTGGGCGTGGAAAGCGTTTCGCGAACCAGCGGTGGCAATGAACTCACCTTGTCTGATGGCGCCAAATTGACATTCGACAAAGTATTGCTCAGCGTGGGCCGTGTGCCGCGCTGCGGTTTGGATTGGCTGAATGGCGCACCGGATATGGAAAAAGGGGCTGTGGTCATCGATTCGCTTATGCGGAGCAGCCTGCCAGGAGTTTACGCCATCGGTGACCTCACTGCCAAACTGCCTTTGGCCCACACAGCCAGCAAACAGGGGATGATCGTAGCCGCACACATCCGCGCCCTCAGTGAAGGCCTGGAATATACAGACCCCGAATTGAATTACACAAACATTCCGCGCTGCACTTTCACCCATCCGGAACTCGCCTCCGTGGGCTACACAGAGGCTGAAGCTAAGGAAAAGTTCGGAGGGATCAAGGTTGGGAAATTTCCTTACAGCGCGAACGGCAAAGCCCTGGCCATGAGCGGAACCTACGGCCTGGTCAAAACAATCGCCAGGGAGGATGATGACACGCTTGTGGGCATGCATATCCTGGGCTTGAACGCTGCTGAACTCATCGCCCAGGGAGCCCTGTTGCTGTCGTTCGGAGCGAAGGCCGACGTTACGGAAAAGGTCACTTTTGCCCATCCCACCCTATCTGAAACCATCAAAGAATCCCTCGAGGATTTGCATAATCTGGCCATTAATAAAGTATAG
- a CDS encoding HAD hydrolase family protein, translated as MSFNKLAKPNKPLLRWEKIQLLIFDCDGVLTDGRIIYDSAGNESKNFDAHDGMGFNLLRQTEIKTAVITGRNSPVLQRRCDDLKIDHVFQGIQNKLAKANELLEELGLGFDSVLFMGDDWNDLPVMFKAAVSVCPADAMEGVKALSDLVTKHPGGRGAVRECIEMVLNGKGIYEQALLKYLSQIS; from the coding sequence ATGAGTTTCAACAAACTTGCCAAACCAAACAAACCCCTGCTGCGCTGGGAAAAGATCCAACTGCTGATCTTCGATTGCGACGGCGTGCTAACCGATGGACGCATCATCTATGACAGTGCCGGCAACGAAAGCAAGAACTTCGACGCCCACGACGGCATGGGCTTCAACCTGCTGCGGCAGACGGAGATAAAAACGGCTGTGATCACGGGGCGAAATTCCCCGGTGCTGCAGCGCCGCTGCGACGATTTGAAGATAGACCATGTCTTCCAGGGCATTCAAAACAAACTGGCCAAAGCCAATGAGCTTTTGGAGGAACTGGGTTTGGGCTTCGACAGCGTTCTCTTTATGGGTGACGACTGGAATGACCTGCCGGTTATGTTCAAAGCCGCGGTCTCGGTCTGTCCCGCCGACGCGATGGAGGGTGTGAAAGCCCTCAGCGACCTTGTCACCAAGCATCCCGGCGGCCGCGGAGCGGTGCGGGAATGCATAGAAATGGTGCTTAACGGCAAAGGTATCTATGAGCAGGCCTTGCTCAAATATCTTTCTCAAATCAGCTAA
- the rpoN gene encoding RNA polymerase factor sigma-54, whose translation MSNLSQNISLKQRQELALKPKMLQSLKMLSLPILELEDYIKQELEQNPLLELREEKDDEEQDNLETASKESKESLDDSQNSDELGQTLNEARELTEILDQWNDYHLGYEGWQGGTEADQGESLIRYEENAREKFLQQLYPLSLPENEVEFASELIDSCNSYGFLPPNFDLGKVARAFGICPKRAEQVHQIILQLSPKGITARGISECLLAQLTDEQRDNRILVGLCSDQFENLIHRRYQKIASHFGVGENYILTMKEIVAKLDPKPGLRILTPNAAYVYPDITIKRIDGKFEVIINDHVTPNIIISPRYRQMINRGYFDRDTLKFVRDRINSAKFLIKSIYMRTRTLQRVAQSIIKFQPDFFQLGNGLIHPLTYAVIARDLSVSESTISRVVKHKFAETPSGIYALKDFFSSTAGIDNNFEGISRQHVKTQISHMIDNENKKHPLSDQDIVELLRAEGLNISRRIVAKYRSELGILNSRLRRQ comes from the coding sequence ATGAGCAACCTTAGCCAGAACATATCCCTCAAGCAAAGGCAGGAACTGGCGCTCAAGCCCAAGATGCTGCAATCCCTGAAAATGTTGTCTCTCCCCATTCTGGAACTGGAAGACTACATCAAGCAGGAACTGGAGCAAAACCCCCTGCTTGAACTCAGGGAGGAAAAGGATGATGAGGAGCAGGACAATCTGGAAACGGCGTCCAAGGAAAGCAAGGAATCCCTGGATGATTCGCAAAACAGTGATGAGCTTGGCCAAACCTTGAATGAAGCCCGCGAACTGACGGAAATCCTGGACCAGTGGAACGATTACCACCTTGGCTATGAAGGCTGGCAGGGTGGGACCGAGGCCGACCAGGGCGAATCCCTCATCCGCTATGAGGAGAACGCCCGGGAGAAATTTCTCCAGCAACTTTATCCACTCTCCCTGCCGGAAAACGAGGTCGAATTCGCTTCTGAACTGATCGACAGCTGCAACAGCTATGGCTTTTTACCGCCCAATTTCGATTTGGGGAAAGTTGCCAGGGCTTTTGGAATCTGTCCTAAACGCGCGGAACAGGTACACCAGATCATCCTCCAGCTAAGCCCCAAAGGCATCACCGCGCGCGGCATAAGTGAATGCCTGCTAGCCCAGCTCACGGATGAGCAGCGCGACAACCGTATCCTGGTGGGCCTTTGCTCCGACCAGTTCGAAAACCTTATCCACCGCCGCTATCAGAAGATCGCTTCGCATTTCGGGGTGGGGGAGAACTATATACTGACCATGAAAGAGATCGTGGCCAAGCTGGATCCCAAACCCGGCCTGCGCATCCTAACTCCCAACGCTGCATACGTATATCCGGACATCACCATCAAGCGGATCGACGGGAAATTCGAAGTGATCATCAACGATCACGTAACCCCCAATATCATCATCAGTCCCCGCTACCGCCAGATGATCAACCGCGGCTACTTTGACCGCGACACCCTTAAATTTGTTCGTGACCGCATCAATAGTGCCAAATTCCTCATCAAAAGCATCTATATGCGCACCCGCACCCTTCAACGCGTGGCCCAGTCCATAATCAAATTCCAACCCGATTTTTTCCAGCTTGGAAACGGCCTCATTCATCCGCTCACCTATGCCGTGATCGCCCGCGACCTATCTGTAAGCGAATCAACCATTTCCAGGGTTGTTAAGCATAAGTTTGCCGAAACCCCCTCCGGCATCTACGCCCTGAAAGATTTCTTCAGCAGCACCGCTGGCATTGACAACAACTTTGAAGGCATCTCGCGCCAGCACGTGAAAACACAGATCAGCCACATGATAGATAACGAGAACAAGAAGCATCCCCTTTCCGACCAAGACATTGTGGAATTACTGCGCGCGGAGGGGCTGAACATCTCACGCCGGATAGTGGCCAAATACCGTTCGGAACTGGGTATCCTGAACAGTCGCCTGCGCCGGCAATAA
- the lptC gene encoding LPS export ABC transporter periplasmic protein LptC translates to MLALPLLFGCGESDLVLRTESLKRGLPDETSTNVTITEFDREGVAYILKAARIDRYYERRILNAYQVDITAFDRQKGGASSLKADSTIVDDARNVIYAHGNVKLVGKEGSISTSRLIWDRNMDEVMAPGQVTLVKDGNVLRGTNLRTNLSIYPTEMDNISAEGFFEEDYLDW, encoded by the coding sequence ATGCTGGCTTTGCCGCTGCTTTTCGGCTGCGGGGAAAGCGACCTGGTGCTGCGCACGGAATCGCTCAAACGAGGACTGCCTGACGAGACCAGCACAAACGTGACCATCACGGAATTTGACAGGGAAGGCGTGGCCTACATCCTGAAAGCCGCCAGAATCGACCGCTATTACGAGCGCCGCATCCTGAATGCCTATCAGGTTGACATCACGGCTTTTGACAGGCAGAAGGGCGGCGCCTCCAGCCTGAAAGCCGACAGCACCATCGTGGACGATGCCCGAAACGTGATCTACGCCCACGGCAACGTGAAGCTGGTGGGCAAGGAAGGCAGCATTTCCACCTCCCGCCTGATCTGGGACCGCAACATGGACGAGGTGATGGCCCCGGGGCAGGTGACTTTGGTTAAGGACGGCAACGTCTTGCGCGGCACCAATCTGCGCACCAACCTTAGCATCTATCCCACCGAAATGGACAATATATCAGCCGAGGGCTTCTTTGAAGAAGATTATCTGGATTGGTAG